One window from the genome of Pseudonocardia hierapolitana encodes:
- the hemG gene encoding protoporphyrinogen oxidase, which produces MARVAVVGGGISGLAAAHRLRTLLGPTARIDVLEQRDRIGGVLHTVDLAGVAFDVGAEAFLARRPEVPALLAELGLTDALVHPTGAAASVRAAGRTGPLPAGTLMGVPTSAARLDGLLSDAGLATVAAEPERPLSWEPGGDVVLGGLLRARFGDEIADRLADPLLGGVYAGRVDALGLRATVPALAAALDAGAPSLTAAADTATHVQPGRDSRAPTPRPAGSARVAVSVQPSREVGGEPRVGGHVFGAVRGGYGVLLDSLVAASGAEVRLRTTVRELQRREGGWRLVLGPTTAPEALDVDAVVLAVPAPAAARLLAGAAPAAARAAGEIELASSVVVALAFRAEDATSLPSTSGVLVAADEPMAVKAFTHSSNKWAHLAGGGLVRLRASLGRFGEAATLQVDDAELIARARADLGSLTGVTAAPVATHVQRWGGGLPQYGVGHLDRVRAIEDGLPAGVAVAGAALHGVGVPACIATGRAAAERVAATG; this is translated from the coding sequence ATCGCCCGCGTCGCCGTGGTCGGCGGCGGGATCTCGGGTCTCGCCGCGGCGCACCGGCTGCGCACGCTCCTCGGCCCGACGGCCCGCATCGATGTGCTCGAGCAGCGCGACCGCATCGGGGGCGTGCTGCACACCGTCGACCTCGCGGGGGTGGCGTTCGACGTCGGGGCCGAGGCGTTCCTCGCGCGCCGGCCGGAGGTGCCCGCCCTGCTCGCGGAGCTGGGGCTGACGGACGCGCTGGTGCATCCGACGGGCGCCGCCGCGTCGGTCCGCGCGGCGGGCCGCACCGGCCCGCTGCCCGCCGGAACCCTCATGGGCGTCCCGACCAGCGCTGCGCGGCTCGACGGGCTGCTCTCCGATGCGGGGCTGGCCACGGTTGCGGCCGAGCCGGAGCGGCCGCTCTCCTGGGAGCCCGGCGGCGACGTGGTGCTCGGCGGGCTGCTGCGCGCACGCTTCGGTGACGAGATCGCCGACCGGCTCGCCGACCCCCTGCTCGGCGGCGTCTACGCGGGTCGTGTCGACGCACTGGGCCTGCGGGCGACGGTGCCCGCCCTGGCCGCGGCCCTCGACGCCGGTGCCCCCTCTCTGACCGCCGCGGCCGACACCGCGACTCACGTGCAGCCAGGCCGCGACTCGCGTGCACCCACCCCGCGACCCGCGGGGAGCGCGCGAGTCGCGGTGTCGGTGCAGCCCAGTCGTGAGGTGGGTGGCGAGCCGCGGGTCGGCGGGCACGTGTTCGGGGCCGTGCGCGGTGGTTATGGGGTGCTGCTCGACTCCCTCGTCGCGGCCTCCGGGGCCGAGGTCCGGCTGCGCACCACCGTGCGGGAGCTGCAGCGCCGGGAGGGAGGCTGGCGGCTCGTGCTCGGGCCCACCACCGCGCCCGAGGCGCTCGACGTGGACGCGGTCGTGCTCGCCGTCCCGGCCCCCGCGGCGGCGCGGCTGCTGGCCGGTGCGGCGCCTGCGGCGGCCCGGGCGGCGGGGGAGATCGAGCTCGCGTCCTCCGTGGTGGTCGCGCTCGCCTTCCGGGCGGAGGACGCCACGTCGCTCCCGAGCACGTCGGGCGTGCTCGTCGCGGCGGACGAGCCCATGGCGGTCAAGGCCTTCACCCACTCCTCGAACAAGTGGGCGCACCTCGCGGGAGGCGGTCTGGTGCGGCTGCGGGCGTCGCTGGGGCGCTTCGGCGAGGCCGCCACCCTCCAGGTGGACGACGCCGAGCTGATCGCCCGCGCTCGCGCCGACCTGGGGTCCCTCACCGGTGTCACGGCCGCTCCGGTGGCCACGCACGTCCAGCGGTGGGGAGGGGGACTGCCGCAGTACGGGGTGGGTCACCTGGACCGGGTGCGGGCGATCGAGGATGGCCTGCCCGCAGGCGTTGCCGTCGCGGGGGCCGCGCTGCACGGCGTGGGTGTGCCGGCCTGCATCGCCACGGGCCGCGCCGCCGCCGAGCGCGTGGCCGCCACGGGCTGA
- the hemE gene encoding uroporphyrinogen decarboxylase, whose translation MTVMPASDVQPRRHLPAAPLLAAARGERPSRLPVWFMRQAGRSLPEYRALRAGSGMLQACLTPDLTCEITLQPVRRHGVDAAVLFSDIVVPLYAAGVAVDIVAGTGPVVAHPVRTMADVERIPLLHAEQVAPVTDAIGLLIPELGDTPLIGFAGAPFTLASYLVEGGPSRNHERTKAMMRSAPDVWHALMGRLADITSTFLRAQLAAGVDAVQLFDSWAGALSERDYREYVMAHSARVLESVAGAGVPRIHFGVGTGELLGAMAEAGADVVGVDWRVPLDEASRRTGGRVAVQGNLDPAVLFADAASIEAEARRIVGEGRLAPGHVFNLGHGVLPETDPDVLTRLVELVHTLEP comes from the coding sequence ATGACCGTCATGCCCGCCTCCGACGTCCAGCCCCGGCGGCACCTGCCCGCGGCGCCCCTCCTCGCTGCCGCCCGGGGGGAGCGGCCGTCCCGCCTCCCGGTGTGGTTCATGCGCCAGGCCGGGCGCTCGCTGCCGGAGTACCGGGCCCTGCGGGCCGGTTCCGGGATGCTGCAGGCCTGCCTCACCCCCGACCTCACCTGCGAGATCACGCTCCAGCCGGTGCGCAGGCACGGTGTGGACGCCGCGGTCCTGTTCAGCGACATCGTCGTGCCGCTCTACGCGGCCGGGGTCGCGGTGGACATCGTGGCCGGCACGGGGCCGGTGGTCGCCCACCCGGTGCGCACGATGGCCGACGTCGAGCGGATCCCGCTCCTGCACGCCGAGCAGGTCGCTCCCGTCACCGACGCGATCGGGCTGCTGATCCCCGAGCTGGGTGACACCCCGTTGATCGGTTTCGCGGGGGCGCCGTTCACCCTCGCCTCCTACCTCGTCGAGGGCGGTCCCAGCCGCAACCACGAGCGCACCAAGGCCATGATGCGGTCGGCGCCGGACGTCTGGCACGCGCTCATGGGCCGGCTCGCCGACATCACCTCCACGTTCCTGCGCGCCCAGCTGGCGGCGGGCGTCGACGCGGTGCAGCTGTTCGACTCGTGGGCCGGGGCGCTGTCCGAGCGCGACTACCGCGAGTACGTCATGGCCCACTCCGCGCGGGTGCTGGAGAGCGTGGCCGGCGCCGGTGTGCCGCGCATCCACTTCGGGGTGGGTACAGGCGAGCTGCTCGGCGCCATGGCCGAGGCGGGCGCCGACGTCGTGGGCGTCGACTGGCGGGTCCCGCTGGACGAGGCGTCGCGCCGCACCGGCGGTCGCGTCGCCGTCCAGGGCAACCTCGACCCGGCCGTGCTGTTCGCCGATGCGGCGTCGATCGAGGCCGAGGCGCGGCGGATCGTCGGGGAGGGCCGCCTCGCCCCGGGTCACGTCTTCAACCTCGGGCACGGCGTGCTCCCGGAGACCGACCCCGACGTCCTCACCCGGCTCGTCGAGCTGGTGCACACGCTCGAGCCGTGA
- the hemQ gene encoding hydrogen peroxide-dependent heme synthase, with translation MARLDYAELNSAIRYAMWSVFRVEPGRLGDDRGAAASQLGEFLDALSGKGVTVRGVYDLAGLRADADYMVWWHADNVEALQAAYADLRRTTALGRASTPVWSQVALHRPAEFNKSHLPAFVAGEAPRRYICVYPFVRSYEWYLLPDDERRRMLAEHGMEARDYPDVRANTVPAFALGDYEWILAFEADQLDRIVDLMRHLRATDARRHVREETPFFTGPRVEPGDLVATLP, from the coding sequence GTGGCACGTCTGGACTACGCAGAGCTGAACAGCGCCATCCGTTACGCCATGTGGTCGGTGTTCCGGGTGGAGCCCGGCCGCCTCGGCGACGACCGCGGGGCGGCAGCGAGCCAGCTGGGCGAGTTCCTCGACGCGCTGTCGGGCAAGGGCGTGACGGTGCGCGGCGTGTACGACCTCGCCGGCTTGCGTGCCGACGCCGACTACATGGTCTGGTGGCACGCCGACAACGTCGAGGCCCTCCAGGCGGCCTACGCCGACCTGCGCCGCACCACCGCGCTGGGCCGGGCCAGCACGCCCGTGTGGAGCCAGGTGGCCCTGCACCGGCCCGCCGAGTTCAACAAGAGCCACCTCCCGGCGTTCGTCGCGGGGGAGGCGCCGCGGCGCTACATCTGCGTCTACCCGTTCGTCCGCTCCTACGAGTGGTACCTGCTTCCCGACGACGAGCGGCGCCGGATGCTCGCCGAGCACGGCATGGAGGCCCGCGACTACCCGGACGTGCGCGCCAACACCGTGCCGGCGTTCGCGCTCGGCGACTACGAGTGGATCCTCGCGTTCGAGGCCGACCAGCTGGACCGGATCGTCGATCTGATGCGGCACCTGCGGGCCACCGACGCCCGCCGGCACGTCCGGGAGGAGACGCCGTTCTTCACCGGGCCGCGGGTGGAGCCGGGAGACCTGGTCGCGACCCTGCCTTGA
- a CDS encoding ketohydroxyglutarate aldolase, with amino-acid sequence MPEKVTVSVTDEAVGRIDEVVAALEHGGMHVDQVLRPIGLITGSIDTQRVQALGDVAGVAAVERQRTVQLPPPDSDVQ; translated from the coding sequence ATGCCCGAGAAGGTCACGGTCTCCGTCACCGACGAGGCGGTCGGCCGGATCGACGAGGTCGTCGCCGCGTTGGAGCACGGCGGGATGCACGTCGACCAGGTGCTGCGCCCGATCGGCCTGATCACCGGCTCGATCGACACGCAGCGCGTTCAGGCACTCGGCGACGTGGCCGGGGTCGCGGCCGTCGAGCGGCAGCGGACGGTGCAGCTGCCGCCGCCGGACTCCGACGTGCAGTAG
- the msrB gene encoding peptide-methionine (R)-S-oxide reductase MsrB, translating to MDPATEPAAKVVKSDAEWRAQLTPAEYHVLRKAGTERPFTGEYTDTKTEGVYSCRACGAELFRSDTKFESHCGWPSFFTPLAGDAVIERVDTSLGMRRVEVLCATCHSHLGHVFEGEGYPTPTDLRYCINSISLRLEPDAS from the coding sequence ATGGATCCCGCCACCGAGCCCGCCGCGAAGGTCGTCAAGTCCGATGCCGAGTGGCGCGCCCAGCTCACCCCCGCCGAGTACCACGTCCTGCGCAAGGCCGGCACCGAGCGGCCGTTCACCGGCGAGTACACCGACACCAAGACCGAGGGCGTCTACTCCTGCCGCGCCTGCGGAGCCGAGCTGTTCCGGTCCGACACGAAGTTCGAGTCGCACTGTGGCTGGCCGTCGTTCTTCACCCCGCTCGCGGGCGACGCCGTGATCGAACGCGTCGACACCAGCCTCGGCATGCGCCGCGTGGAGGTGCTGTGCGCCACCTGCCACAGCCACCTCGGCCACGTCTTCGAGGGCGAGGGCTACCCCACGCCCACTGACCTGCGGTACTGCATCAACAGCATCTCGCTCCGGCTCGAGCCGGACGCCAGCTGA
- a CDS encoding S8 family serine peptidase: MVGARDVELTGRFLLVLNEDLLGDDDAARAAVQELSGVERVMSTRDAERAAAPVRPTLFTELGMAVADLSPQQLGAARADRRVLGVEPERVQRAIGGSLSEEYLRGFRDAAQFLHARLSGPVGTAQFGDTGELTWGLQATGVADSPETGAGVTIAVLDTGLDLGHPDFAGRDIEARSFVEGQTADDVQGHGTHVAGTACGPLAPGARRRYGIAHEARILVGKVLGDDGSGTDADILAGMSWAISAGAQVISMSLGADVREVSTAYETAGRRALIAGSLVVAAAGNNARRGAGDPGFVGVPANSPSIMAVAAVDSALGIADFSAASTTVEGGQVDIAGPGVDVYSSWPAPRGTNTISGTSMATPHVAGIAALWSQRTGATGRDLWTQLVQAAQRLPLPASDVGSGLVRAPGA; the protein is encoded by the coding sequence GTGGTGGGAGCGCGGGACGTCGAGTTGACCGGCCGCTTTCTGCTGGTGCTGAACGAGGATCTGCTGGGCGACGACGACGCCGCCCGCGCGGCGGTGCAGGAGCTCAGTGGCGTCGAGCGGGTCATGAGCACCCGCGACGCCGAGCGCGCAGCGGCGCCGGTCCGTCCGACGCTCTTCACCGAGCTGGGGATGGCCGTCGCGGACCTCTCACCACAGCAGCTGGGTGCCGCTCGTGCCGACCGCCGGGTGCTGGGTGTGGAACCGGAGCGGGTGCAGCGCGCGATCGGGGGGTCCCTGTCCGAGGAGTACCTGCGCGGCTTCCGCGACGCCGCGCAGTTCCTGCACGCCCGGCTGTCGGGCCCGGTGGGCACCGCGCAGTTCGGCGACACCGGCGAGCTGACCTGGGGCCTGCAGGCCACCGGCGTCGCCGACTCCCCCGAGACCGGCGCAGGCGTCACGATCGCGGTGCTCGACACCGGCCTCGACCTCGGCCACCCCGACTTCGCCGGGCGCGACATCGAGGCCAGGTCGTTCGTCGAGGGCCAGACCGCCGATGACGTGCAGGGCCACGGCACCCACGTCGCCGGCACGGCGTGCGGGCCGCTCGCCCCCGGCGCGAGGCGGCGCTACGGCATCGCCCACGAGGCGCGCATCCTCGTCGGCAAGGTCCTCGGCGACGACGGGTCCGGCACCGACGCCGACATCCTCGCGGGCATGAGCTGGGCGATCTCCGCGGGCGCACAGGTGATCTCGATGTCGCTCGGCGCGGACGTCCGGGAGGTCTCCACGGCGTACGAGACCGCGGGTCGGCGCGCCCTCATCGCCGGCAGCCTCGTCGTGGCCGCAGCGGGCAACAACGCCCGCCGCGGCGCGGGCGACCCCGGATTCGTGGGGGTGCCTGCCAACAGTCCGTCGATCATGGCCGTCGCCGCCGTGGACAGCGCGCTGGGGATCGCCGACTTCTCCGCGGCGAGCACCACGGTCGAGGGCGGGCAGGTCGACATCGCGGGCCCGGGGGTCGACGTGTACTCGTCATGGCCTGCGCCCCGGGGCACGAACACGATCTCCGGCACCAGCATGGCCACCCCGCACGTCGCGGGCATCGCCGCGCTGTGGTCCCAGCGCACCGGGGCCACGGGGCGAGACCTGTGGACGCAGCTCGTGCAGGCCGCACAGCGCCTGCCCCTACCCGCGAGCGACGTCGGCTCCGGGCTGGTCCGCGCGCCCGGCGCCTGA